Proteins encoded within one genomic window of Halocatena marina:
- a CDS encoding chemotaxis protein CheA yields the protein MSTDDEVLREVTSIVRDLGNGLVTLEQSSDDETIAELFRASHTLKSNCAMEGIDGAATLAHAVEDFLAAVRSDDVIPSWTLVDGALDAVDDTEAILNAVERGEEPTVDPDATAAALRDLIEEQHETENGTTSTEGDGTEKSESDIDLILPEPDEDLSAEEALERVSIFDDLDKLAANIDDDDEAFGELEGAGRFDTIGESKAPSSRLDEPDTPSTVETSTPDASEKTPTDSRAASTDDSVDPGDRPFEWVKAETSEETDIEALEADLEDVTFGEFDDEDEMSIQELIELDPEEEFDTPATTENDAAQTPTSDASRDRQPDGETHPGNDTTDSTDDTDSAAYIEEPEDDPFIWVKDETSEETDIDALETDLEDVTFGEFDDEDEMSIQELIELTPETPETAEESTTLDEPTSDVSRDRQPDGETRPVNDTTDSTDDTDSAAYIEEPEDDPFIWVKDETSEETDIDALETDLEDVTFGEFDDDILDAIEAIDLEQSESPTEIEDVEFESETGTKEFTERFGGLFDVESDGEGPIRSVGTIEDSTLDTEQFRRDPSMETDPAETPLHSISVDVETADDLLNLVEELSMARLSFEDAIGDTISEETSDVLGALQSIEAAFRRSVIDLRLMPLSSSVDGLPRVARDIARDQGKRISFDIEGEDVKLDRSVAERIGEPLVHLVRNAADHGIESPDERKSAGKPAEGQIELRAERVRDGAVIEVTDDGRGIDPDAVLTKGVEDGVITQAEAETLDEEDAYDLLFHHGLSTSEEITSVSGRGVGMDIVSRVCSDLDGTVEVESEPGEGTTVRLRLPVTVAMAKLLFVEASDEKYAIPMSDVRYIGEPEEQNTIDDRTFVSEPALDWDETNDEDESTNGDKDNDEQEQEQYRLVRLHEAFDVPARSTGDGTVIWLRPEIGRVAIHCDGVLESREAVVKPYGPPLDHVPGISGATMGESGDVINIIDVTTIA from the coding sequence ATGAGTACCGATGACGAGGTGCTCCGCGAGGTGACTTCCATCGTCAGAGATCTGGGCAACGGCCTCGTCACTCTTGAGCAATCCTCGGACGACGAGACGATTGCAGAACTCTTTCGCGCTTCCCACACCCTCAAGAGCAACTGCGCCATGGAAGGGATTGATGGGGCCGCCACCCTTGCCCACGCGGTCGAGGATTTCCTCGCAGCCGTCCGCTCTGATGATGTGATTCCATCGTGGACGCTCGTGGACGGTGCCCTCGATGCTGTAGACGATACGGAGGCAATTCTGAACGCAGTCGAACGGGGCGAGGAACCAACGGTCGATCCCGATGCGACGGCCGCCGCACTACGCGATCTGATCGAAGAACAACACGAAACTGAGAATGGGACTACGTCGACAGAGGGTGACGGGACTGAAAAATCTGAGTCCGATATTGATCTCATACTACCGGAGCCCGACGAAGACCTGTCAGCTGAAGAGGCACTCGAACGAGTGAGTATCTTCGACGACCTCGATAAATTAGCGGCCAATATCGACGATGATGACGAAGCATTCGGCGAGCTAGAGGGAGCAGGGAGGTTCGATACGATCGGAGAGAGCAAAGCACCATCTTCGCGGTTGGATGAACCAGACACCCCAAGCACAGTCGAGACATCGACACCGGATGCATCCGAAAAGACACCCACGGATAGCAGGGCAGCGTCAACAGACGACAGTGTTGATCCGGGCGATCGTCCCTTCGAATGGGTGAAAGCTGAAACGAGCGAAGAGACGGATATCGAGGCTCTCGAAGCCGATCTTGAGGACGTTACCTTCGGCGAATTCGACGACGAGGACGAGATGAGTATTCAAGAGCTCATCGAACTCGATCCCGAAGAAGAGTTCGACACACCAGCGACGACCGAAAACGACGCGGCCCAGACACCGACGTCGGATGCATCTCGGGACAGACAACCAGATGGTGAAACACACCCAGGAAACGACACCACTGATTCGACAGACGATACAGATTCAGCAGCGTACATCGAAGAACCCGAAGACGACCCCTTCATATGGGTGAAAGACGAGACGAGCGAGGAAACGGATATCGACGCCCTCGAAACAGATCTTGAGGACGTTACCTTCGGCGAATTCGACGACGAGGACGAGATGAGTATCCAAGAACTCATCGAGCTCACTCCCGAGACACCAGAAACAGCCGAAGAGTCGACTACTCTCGACGAACCGACGTCGGATGTATCTCGGGACAGACAACCAGATGGTGAAACACGTCCGGTAAACGACACCACTGATTCGACAGACGATACAGATTCAGCAGCGTACATCGAAGAACCCGAAGACGACCCTTTCATATGGGTGAAAGACGAGACGAGCGAAGAAACGGATATCGACGCCCTCGAAACAGACCTTGAGGACGTTACCTTCGGCGAATTCGACGATGACATCCTCGACGCGATTGAGGCAATTGATCTGGAACAGTCCGAATCCCCAACGGAAATCGAGGATGTCGAGTTCGAGAGCGAAACGGGAACCAAGGAGTTTACCGAGCGATTCGGAGGGCTGTTCGATGTCGAGTCCGACGGCGAGGGACCCATCAGATCTGTTGGGACGATCGAGGACAGCACACTCGACACCGAGCAGTTCCGTCGGGACCCATCGATGGAGACCGACCCGGCTGAGACACCACTGCATTCTATCAGTGTCGACGTAGAGACGGCTGACGATCTGTTGAACCTCGTCGAAGAGCTCTCGATGGCTCGGCTCTCGTTCGAGGATGCGATCGGCGATACAATCAGCGAGGAAACCAGCGATGTGCTCGGTGCGCTGCAGTCGATCGAAGCTGCGTTCCGTCGATCCGTGATAGATCTTCGACTGATGCCACTCTCGTCATCTGTCGATGGACTGCCTCGCGTCGCCCGAGATATTGCGCGTGATCAGGGCAAGCGTATCTCCTTTGATATTGAGGGCGAGGACGTGAAGTTGGATCGGAGTGTCGCTGAGCGGATTGGTGAACCGTTGGTCCACCTCGTACGGAACGCAGCTGATCACGGAATCGAATCTCCCGACGAACGCAAATCGGCTGGAAAGCCCGCCGAAGGCCAAATAGAGCTCCGAGCAGAGCGAGTCCGCGACGGAGCCGTTATCGAAGTCACAGACGATGGTCGCGGCATTGACCCCGACGCAGTACTCACGAAAGGAGTAGAGGACGGAGTAATAACGCAAGCCGAGGCTGAAACGCTCGACGAAGAGGACGCTTACGATCTCCTATTCCACCACGGGCTGTCAACATCCGAGGAGATTACCAGTGTGAGCGGTCGGGGGGTCGGCATGGACATCGTCTCGCGGGTCTGTTCCGACCTCGATGGCACAGTCGAAGTGGAGAGCGAACCGGGCGAAGGAACTACTGTTCGGCTACGGCTTCCAGTCACCGTCGCAATGGCGAAGTTGCTGTTCGTGGAGGCGAGCGATGAGAAGTATGCAATTCCTATGTCAGATGTGAGATACATAGGAGAGCCAGAAGAGCAGAATACGATCGACGACAGAACGTTCGTCTCGGAGCCAGCACTCGATTGGGATGAGACCAACGACGAGGACGAGAGCACAAACGGAGACAAAGACAATGACGAACAGGAACAGGAACAGTATCGACTCGTACGGCTACACGAAGCATTCGACGTGCCCGCACGGTCGACTGGCGATGGGACCGTCATTTGGCTCCGGCCCGAGATAGGGCGTGTTGCGATCCACTGCGATGGTGTCTTAGAGTCTCGTGAAGCGGTTGTAAAGCCGTACGGACCACCCCTTGATCACGTTCCAGGAATCAGCGGAGCGACGATGGGAGAGAGTGGAGACGTCATCAACATTATCGACGTGACAACGATAGCATGA
- a CDS encoding chemotaxis protein CheC: MKLDVNTMETFYEMAREGAGLAADRLAPMIDLQTRVSVTRLHFTSQAAIADELDNSRNKIGISVSLVGDVEGRSLILFDEESANDVARMLVSDVPGDEREWLARSAIAEVGAIMNNGFVDGWADVLGTEIDVSPPEFITGVSADAFVDDPTDDDLAVAFRSRIEAVDEEIRFQHYLVPEHDTVVRLLEGEDNDRVIDSEKLSGFDQMAGNGAAKISENLEQMTGIDAEIEVWRIEFISLDAIPEGIATERLISVAFTFDGMLSGYLLFLFDRDSAVNLVESTLGSTPIGDLGALERDAIQELSNVMASGFLDGWANVLETTIDHSTPAYTYDMGAAVVDPLVVGLSERQEFAFVFDVRIQAAGTTFHLDIYAIPDEDDLINALETLDTGRVDESSITPEFAPAEAVPSSFEVEGLTKLDHS, from the coding sequence ATGAAACTGGATGTCAACACGATGGAGACGTTCTACGAGATGGCGCGCGAGGGTGCGGGTCTCGCGGCTGACCGCCTCGCACCGATGATTGACCTCCAGACACGCGTGAGCGTTACCCGTCTGCACTTTACGAGTCAGGCTGCAATTGCCGATGAGCTCGACAACAGCCGGAATAAGATTGGCATCAGTGTCAGTCTCGTTGGCGACGTCGAGGGGCGTTCACTGATTCTCTTTGATGAGGAGAGTGCAAACGACGTCGCACGGATGCTCGTCTCAGACGTTCCCGGTGACGAGCGCGAATGGTTAGCCAGAAGCGCGATCGCCGAAGTTGGCGCGATCATGAACAACGGCTTCGTGGACGGCTGGGCAGACGTGCTTGGGACGGAGATCGATGTCTCACCGCCAGAGTTCATCACCGGGGTCTCCGCTGATGCCTTCGTCGATGACCCGACTGACGATGATCTCGCGGTGGCGTTCCGGAGCCGGATCGAGGCCGTCGATGAGGAGATCCGGTTCCAGCACTACCTCGTCCCAGAGCACGACACAGTTGTTCGGCTGCTTGAAGGAGAGGATAACGACCGAGTCATCGACTCCGAGAAACTTTCTGGGTTCGATCAGATGGCCGGTAACGGCGCAGCGAAGATTTCCGAGAATCTCGAGCAAATGACCGGCATCGACGCCGAGATCGAGGTCTGGCGGATTGAATTCATCTCGCTCGACGCCATTCCAGAAGGCATTGCGACCGAGCGTCTCATTAGCGTCGCATTCACGTTCGACGGGATGCTGAGTGGCTATCTGCTCTTCCTTTTTGATCGTGATTCAGCGGTCAATCTCGTCGAGTCGACGCTCGGTTCCACACCGATCGGCGACCTCGGTGCGCTTGAGCGCGACGCGATTCAGGAGCTCTCAAACGTTATGGCGAGTGGTTTTCTCGACGGTTGGGCGAACGTGCTCGAGACAACCATCGACCACTCGACGCCCGCCTACACTTACGACATGGGGGCTGCCGTGGTTGACCCACTGGTTGTCGGACTGAGCGAGCGTCAAGAGTTCGCTTTCGTCTTCGACGTGCGCATTCAGGCCGCTGGAACAACGTTTCATCTCGACATCTACGCAATTCCAGACGAGGACGACCTCATCAACGCGCTCGAGACGCTGGATACTGGACGCGTTGATGAATCGTCGATCACGCCGGAGTTTGCGCCCGCCGAAGCCGTCCCGTCGTCGTTTGAGGTCGAAGGCCTCACCAAACTCGATCATTCATGA
- a CDS encoding chemotaxis protein CheD translates to MKTYKKLPDSEESDRQLVRVSEYGVADSSETLIAYGLGASVAIALYAPTGVGGLAHAMLPRKDDGVGSADGKFVDTAIHAMLREMIGAGAGYGTVEAQIAGGADIFQLDGLATDAGRRNIEAARNELAALDVPIVAEDIGGGRGRRVEFDTASGDLVVHTIDSDAIRL, encoded by the coding sequence ATGAAAACATACAAGAAACTCCCCGATTCAGAAGAGAGCGACCGGCAGCTCGTCCGTGTCTCTGAGTACGGTGTTGCGGACAGCAGCGAGACGCTCATTGCCTACGGACTCGGTGCCAGCGTGGCAATCGCGCTCTACGCCCCAACAGGTGTCGGTGGGCTGGCTCATGCTATGCTCCCACGGAAAGACGATGGCGTTGGGAGTGCTGATGGAAAGTTTGTCGATACTGCGATTCACGCCATGCTCCGTGAGATGATCGGGGCGGGTGCCGGTTACGGAACGGTCGAGGCTCAGATCGCTGGCGGTGCGGACATCTTTCAACTCGATGGCCTTGCCACTGATGCGGGGCGACGCAACATCGAAGCCGCCCGTAACGAGCTTGCGGCACTCGACGTGCCTATCGTTGCCGAAGATATCGGAGGTGGACGCGGCCGTCGTGTCGAGTTCGATACAGCCTCGGGCGATCTCGTGGTACACACCATCGACAGCGACGCGATCCGCTTGTGA
- a CDS encoding MFS transporter, protein MRFIRAWLADGTFYYGWVVVAACFLATGVVFGMTYSFGVFLDPLAVTFDTSTARTSLVFGVQLFVLYAAAAPMGGLVEWLGPRRGLVLAATLVSGGMIAGGLADSLPLLILTYSIVTGAGMSLAFVIGYATPPQWFQRRRGMATALASAGLGVGMLVIAPTASMLVTQLGWRGTLPLLGAGLGITLLLAALLIVDDPEHVNGVNAEFPDGRPESDNGWREQLRVIREAVRSRAFLLLFGGYILMYGTLYVLLNHLVNYAAEQGIRETGVFALSLIGGTTAVTRLAVGGVADRLGRQIVFVVCGAAMALALFVLPLARAPLLLLTIAVFFSVGYGGTGALLSSVPADLFGGRNLNTLFGLVSFSFAVPGLLGPFAAGFGFDRFGTYAPVFSTTGIVGLVGVGLIASAAWLQGELG, encoded by the coding sequence ATGCGTTTCATTCGTGCTTGGCTTGCCGACGGAACGTTCTACTACGGATGGGTTGTCGTCGCGGCGTGTTTCCTCGCCACAGGCGTCGTTTTCGGGATGACGTACTCGTTCGGTGTTTTTCTCGACCCGCTCGCCGTGACATTCGACACCTCGACAGCGCGCACCTCACTCGTCTTCGGGGTTCAACTGTTCGTCCTCTACGCCGCCGCGGCACCGATGGGCGGACTCGTTGAGTGGCTCGGTCCCCGCCGGGGACTAGTGCTCGCCGCAACACTCGTCAGTGGCGGCATGATCGCCGGAGGTTTGGCCGATAGCCTCCCGCTACTCATCCTGACCTACAGCATCGTGACTGGAGCCGGGATGAGCCTCGCATTCGTCATCGGCTACGCGACACCTCCCCAGTGGTTCCAGCGCAGACGCGGAATGGCAACTGCACTGGCAAGCGCTGGTCTCGGAGTCGGCATGCTCGTCATCGCCCCAACAGCTTCCATGCTCGTGACTCAACTCGGTTGGCGCGGGACGCTCCCGCTGCTCGGTGCTGGTCTTGGGATCACGTTGCTCCTCGCGGCGCTCCTGATCGTTGACGATCCCGAACACGTCAACGGTGTCAACGCCGAATTTCCTGATGGTCGTCCGGAGTCGGACAACGGTTGGCGCGAGCAGCTGCGAGTCATCCGCGAAGCCGTCAGGAGTCGTGCGTTCCTCCTCCTCTTCGGTGGCTACATACTGATGTACGGGACGCTTTATGTCCTGCTCAACCACCTCGTCAACTACGCTGCAGAGCAAGGAATACGGGAAACGGGTGTGTTCGCGCTCAGCCTGATCGGTGGCACGACGGCCGTCACCCGTCTCGCCGTGGGTGGTGTCGCCGACCGTCTCGGTCGTCAGATCGTCTTCGTCGTCTGCGGGGCCGCGATGGCGCTCGCGCTGTTCGTACTCCCGTTGGCACGTGCGCCGCTACTGCTGCTCACTATTGCGGTGTTCTTTAGCGTCGGCTACGGCGGCACAGGTGCGCTCTTGTCTTCTGTGCCTGCAGATCTCTTCGGTGGCCGCAATCTCAACACACTGTTCGGTCTTGTCTCGTTCTCGTTCGCGGTGCCCGGACTACTCGGACCATTTGCAGCCGGCTTCGGCTTCGACCGATTCGGAACCTATGCACCGGTCTTTTCGACGACTGGCATCGTTGGACTCGTCGGTGTCGGACTCATTGCGAGTGCTGCATGGCTTCAGGGCGAACTCGGCTGA
- a CDS encoding nucleoside monophosphate kinase: MRIIGTVGLPGSGKGEAASVARELDIPVVTMGDVIREACRARGLDPTDHHGEVAVALRQEEGEAAIAERSLSMIREKLTEHDVVLVDGIRSDTEVERFEEAFGSDFVLIAIDAPFEVRKKRIERRKRDDPNVESLKDRDERELNFGMGEAIADADMTIENTKTIEAYHKQIRKVLEEGEYNDLQR; this comes from the coding sequence ATGCGAATCATCGGAACCGTCGGGCTACCGGGGAGTGGCAAGGGCGAGGCCGCCAGCGTCGCGCGCGAACTCGACATCCCGGTCGTGACGATGGGCGACGTTATCCGCGAGGCGTGTCGTGCGCGAGGACTCGATCCCACAGATCATCACGGTGAGGTTGCAGTCGCGCTCCGTCAAGAAGAAGGTGAAGCTGCCATCGCAGAGCGTTCGCTGTCGATGATCCGTGAGAAACTCACCGAACACGATGTCGTTCTCGTCGACGGGATCCGATCCGACACTGAAGTCGAACGCTTCGAAGAGGCGTTCGGATCGGACTTTGTGCTCATCGCCATCGATGCCCCATTCGAAGTCCGGAAGAAACGAATCGAGCGCCGAAAGCGGGACGATCCGAACGTCGAAAGTCTCAAAGATCGAGATGAGCGAGAGCTCAACTTCGGAATGGGCGAAGCGATCGCCGACGCCGATATGACGATCGAAAACACGAAAACCATCGAGGCGTATCACAAACAGATTAGGAAAGTGCTCGAAGAAGGCGAATACAATGATCTACAGCGTTGA
- a CDS encoding RNA-binding domain-containing protein, with translation MIYSVDVTVRVPVRPTEVTERVVDCVEHLFPGATIEERPRQPEEKEPDRNRTSGGEIVAETHSLEHLSELFHEQTILDTARAALLNGLDGEQDDSFEFRLKKQAAFERVVNFSVGKPSELGDIHVSVTVNDPDPESYIQYIAPPTEDGVPVETDNER, from the coding sequence ATGATCTACAGCGTTGATGTGACGGTCCGCGTGCCGGTTCGGCCGACAGAAGTCACAGAGCGGGTCGTCGACTGTGTCGAACATCTCTTTCCCGGAGCCACCATCGAAGAACGACCGAGGCAACCGGAAGAGAAAGAACCAGACAGAAACAGAACGTCAGGTGGTGAAATCGTCGCTGAAACGCACTCGCTCGAACATCTCTCGGAACTGTTCCACGAACAGACGATTCTCGATACTGCGCGTGCCGCGCTCCTCAATGGTCTCGACGGTGAACAGGACGATTCCTTCGAATTCCGGCTGAAAAAACAGGCAGCGTTCGAAAGAGTTGTCAACTTCTCAGTTGGGAAACCGAGCGAACTCGGTGACATCCACGTCTCAGTGACGGTCAACGATCCCGATCCCGAATCCTACATTCAGTATATCGCGCCACCAACCGAAGACGGCGTGCCGGTTGAAACCGATAACGAACGGTAA
- a CDS encoding magnesium transporter, giving the protein MTTAWTIRAITRATLPILLVLTLVELGSGLVLLGFEATLLQYPSLLILVPVVIGTAGNLGSVLAARLSTALHLGTLSFVDETLLGNALATVALALTMFPAIGIGAWALAAFTGGSRLPFVTVLLVSITSGVVLAVISVLVTVLVTYAAYRLRLDPDDVVIPIVTNTCDVLGVLVLFAVTQLLV; this is encoded by the coding sequence GTGACAACCGCGTGGACCATTCGAGCCATCACGCGCGCAACGCTGCCCATACTCCTCGTATTGACGCTTGTCGAACTCGGAAGTGGTCTCGTCCTCCTTGGTTTCGAGGCGACGTTGCTCCAATATCCGTCGCTGTTGATCCTCGTTCCTGTCGTCATTGGAACGGCAGGCAATCTCGGGAGCGTGTTGGCAGCGCGGCTCTCGACAGCACTCCACCTCGGTACGCTGTCGTTCGTCGATGAGACGCTCCTTGGCAACGCACTCGCAACAGTGGCGCTCGCACTCACAATGTTTCCGGCCATCGGTATCGGTGCGTGGGCGCTCGCGGCGTTCACGGGTGGGTCACGCCTCCCATTCGTGACTGTCCTGCTCGTCTCGATAACAAGCGGTGTTGTGCTAGCCGTGATTTCAGTTCTTGTGACCGTTCTTGTGACGTACGCTGCCTATCGTCTCCGACTCGATCCTGACGATGTGGTGATCCCAATCGTTACAAATACCTGTGATGTGCTCGGCGTTCTCGTGCTATTCGCCGTCACACAACTGCTCGTGTGA
- a CDS encoding magnesium transporter has product MSVRAVAIVAYREGVSALAASMVGGLIAGVVLGGMRAEFREIPGLLVLVPALLATRGNVYGSLGARVATALHQGLIVPSLRQRDERLVSAIAAAIANGLIASAFAAVATFAFLTVLSQQTAPVVTLLAVAILAGILSGLTLSIIVVGVVFAGYRRGYNPDTLVGPIVTTTGDVFGMSFLFLAAKVVLAL; this is encoded by the coding sequence ATGAGCGTCCGTGCGGTTGCCATCGTTGCCTACCGCGAGGGAGTGTCGGCTCTCGCTGCGAGTATGGTCGGTGGATTGATCGCTGGAGTCGTTCTCGGAGGAATGCGCGCGGAGTTCCGGGAAATTCCTGGTTTGCTCGTTCTCGTGCCAGCGCTGCTTGCGACCCGTGGAAACGTCTATGGATCGCTCGGTGCTCGCGTGGCTACCGCTCTCCACCAGGGACTTATTGTTCCCTCTCTGCGACAGCGTGATGAGCGACTCGTATCGGCGATTGCCGCGGCGATCGCCAACGGGCTGATTGCAAGCGCATTTGCCGCGGTCGCCACATTCGCGTTTCTCACGGTGCTCTCCCAGCAGACTGCGCCCGTCGTGACCCTTCTCGCTGTTGCAATTCTGGCAGGGATCCTCTCAGGACTTACCTTATCTATCATCGTCGTCGGTGTCGTGTTTGCTGGGTACCGTCGAGGCTACAACCCTGATACGTTGGTTGGGCCGATCGTGACGACCACCGGCGACGTGTTCGGCATGTCATTTCTGTTTCTCGCAGCGAAGGTGGTGCTCGCACTGTGA
- a CDS encoding site-specific DNA-methyltransferase, whose product METSHRVHIGDSRDMEHLEDDSVELVVTSPPYPMIEMWDDLFSEISPKIRRELEAENGSAAFDLMHEELTATWEELSRVLVDGGIACINIGDATRKVGESFRVYQNHARVSTAFEELGFEPLPDLLWRKPVNSGAKFMGSGMLPPNAYVTLEHEYILVFRNGPKRRQFEAGSDRRYGAAYFWEERNKWFTDVWTDVNGEVQPLEHDALRDRSAAFPFEIPYRLINMYSVYGDTVLDPFWGTGTTTIGAMIAGRNSAGYEIETAFADVFDERIADIAKTSHEVVNERLDSHREFTGKRFVEGDPVQYEANNYDFSVMTKQEKDIQFYSVSDVTINDGGDEYVVSHEPVTSSSADIDESLQRAKIDMLSDF is encoded by the coding sequence ATGGAAACGTCACACCGCGTCCATATCGGGGATTCTCGTGATATGGAGCACCTCGAAGATGATTCCGTAGAACTTGTCGTAACGTCACCGCCCTATCCGATGATCGAGATGTGGGATGATCTATTCTCCGAGATTTCTCCGAAGATCCGACGAGAACTCGAGGCCGAGAACGGATCGGCAGCGTTCGATCTGATGCACGAAGAACTCACCGCGACGTGGGAGGAACTCAGTCGTGTCCTCGTCGATGGTGGAATTGCGTGTATCAACATTGGGGATGCAACCCGAAAAGTGGGTGAGAGCTTCCGAGTGTACCAGAATCACGCTCGGGTCAGCACCGCATTCGAGGAGCTCGGTTTCGAGCCACTTCCAGATCTGCTATGGCGCAAACCGGTAAACTCGGGCGCGAAATTCATGGGGAGTGGAATGCTCCCGCCAAACGCCTACGTCACACTCGAACACGAGTATATCCTCGTGTTCCGAAACGGTCCGAAGCGACGGCAGTTCGAGGCCGGCTCGGATCGCCGATACGGTGCTGCGTACTTCTGGGAGGAACGAAACAAGTGGTTCACTGATGTTTGGACGGACGTCAACGGCGAGGTCCAACCGCTCGAACACGATGCGTTACGCGATCGATCTGCTGCCTTCCCGTTCGAAATTCCGTACCGACTCATAAACATGTACTCTGTCTACGGTGATACTGTTCTGGACCCATTCTGGGGGACCGGAACGACGACCATCGGTGCGATGATCGCGGGTCGGAATTCGGCTGGATACGAGATCGAAACGGCGTTTGCAGACGTCTTCGACGAACGGATTGCTGACATTGCAAAGACATCCCACGAGGTTGTGAACGAACGACTTGATTCCCATCGGGAGTTCACTGGGAAGCGCTTCGTAGAGGGAGACCCAGTGCAGTATGAGGCAAACAACTACGATTTCTCTGTAATGACAAAACAAGAGAAAGATATTCAGTTCTACTCGGTGTCCGATGTTACCATCAACGATGGTGGTGACGAATACGTGGTTTCTCACGAGCCGGTCACATCATCTTCGGCCGATATAGACGAGAGCCTCCAGCGAGCCAAAATCGATATGCTATCTGATTTCTGA
- a CDS encoding halocin C8-like domain-containing protein, translating into MTDDPSSTTRRALLRHAVVGSTSVIGVQQISGDSRATGTTSEQNTDVTNELTTDALISTVKSSATYELYEAYFEERENLVFRTENPAVYEIKTQSKPTTYGITFDLVDRSPAVLGVVDTGINASGTSDTDATTDNRRVSADVTFRVEGSTVQESTALILERLDRNTTTGTKFWIEDGELEQESLTMTRSGKTIKAVQAQRVSTQSLLGIGCGDCKDLMRSICQVGCAAPSSLICTVSTGGIGGIACGVAADLICSHTPIPDNCTSDTTHKHWQLCKDAGFC; encoded by the coding sequence ATGACAGATGATCCCTCATCGACCACGCGACGGGCTCTGCTGAGACATGCCGTGGTTGGGTCGACGTCCGTTATTGGGGTGCAACAGATATCCGGGGACAGCCGAGCAACTGGGACGACATCTGAACAAAACACGGATGTCACGAACGAACTGACGACTGATGCACTGATCTCGACTGTGAAGTCGTCAGCGACCTACGAGCTGTACGAAGCGTATTTCGAGGAACGAGAAAATCTTGTATTCCGTACCGAGAACCCTGCTGTCTACGAAATCAAGACTCAGAGTAAGCCCACCACGTACGGTATCACGTTCGACCTTGTCGATCGATCGCCGGCTGTCCTCGGCGTCGTAGATACTGGAATAAATGCCAGTGGCACGTCTGATACCGATGCAACGACTGACAACCGTCGCGTGTCTGCAGACGTTACGTTCCGGGTTGAGGGGTCGACGGTTCAGGAATCAACTGCGCTCATTCTCGAACGGCTCGATCGAAACACCACCACGGGAACGAAATTCTGGATTGAAGACGGCGAACTCGAACAGGAGTCACTCACAATGACTCGCTCGGGAAAGACAATCAAGGCGGTACAAGCGCAGCGTGTTTCGACGCAGTCGTTACTCGGCATCGGATGTGGCGACTGCAAAGATCTGATGCGATCAATCTGTCAGGTGGGCTGTGCTGCACCATCAAGTCTCATCTGCACCGTTTCGACAGGCGGAATCGGTGGCATCGCCTGTGGTGTTGCGGCCGATCTCATCTGCAGTCACACGCCGATTCCCGATAACTGCACATCTGATACGACCCACAAACATTGGCAGCTCTGTAAAGACGCTGGGTTCTGTTGA